The Fibrobacter sp. UWB5 genome has a window encoding:
- a CDS encoding ATP-binding protein, with protein sequence MLRVKFSNLFDNYVEKQVAYQAESYAAAAGERLDLELKSLAGISSGISANMSHFEPMLATLEDPNGNYYYGMIALNGKIVYSGDTTHIDASHFKGISESFHGVKSISYSKGIGLMFSAPVYSGKNIKYVLFRMYKDEAIVKTFGVQSYGGRGYATLRDSRDSIIIKSSNDSLGTDLLWGEEGFLAVRDKLRAGLNVSISAATHLDVRGVEYYYFIAELKLPGVALTGVVPEREVAAEKDDISFLIIWVFGLLIFMFTIAMLYVVLSEKKARENKELLREKENAESASKAKSVFLANMSHEIRTPINGILGMDSMLLKECKDESLRDYALNIQSAGQTLLSLINDILDISKIESGKMEILPVTYSVFTVLNDCYNMVAFRAHDKNLEMKMDISPDIPRALFGDEVRIRQVVNNLLSNAVKYTNEGTVTLSVWTEKVDVDPMQGDNTSRVDLFIQVKDTGIGIRERDREKLFRDFVRLDEKRNRNIEGTGLGLNLTKQLVDMMGGFISVDSVYGEGSTFKVHLKQQVSDETPLGDFEKLYKQHVNVVDAAHERFEAPKAKILVVDDVQMNLKVFAGLLKDTKIQIDTAINGADALELIQSKRYDVIFLDHMMPVMDGIEAFRRMKKLEKNPNVITPVVMLTANAVSDARNGYMDEGFSDYMAKPIREEALLATLKKFLSKDLVKVLHEEKSEEKNCDSAEVVDAMPQVDLSEMLDTATGLAYCMNDKKFYKEMLDEYVKSEKTSELKEYFEKGDFEYYRITVHSIKSTSLTIGAVKVYEDAKALEMACKEGNLDFVKQNHELFMEEYRSLIRGIQVGCSNLG encoded by the coding sequence TTGCTGCGTGTCAAGTTTTCGAACCTGTTTGATAACTATGTCGAAAAGCAAGTGGCTTACCAAGCCGAAAGCTATGCCGCCGCGGCAGGAGAAAGGCTTGATCTTGAATTGAAATCTCTGGCAGGAATTTCTTCGGGGATTTCTGCGAATATGAGTCATTTTGAGCCGATGCTTGCAACGCTTGAAGACCCGAATGGCAATTATTACTATGGCATGATAGCCTTGAACGGTAAAATTGTCTATAGTGGCGATACGACTCATATCGATGCTTCGCATTTTAAGGGTATTTCGGAATCGTTCCATGGAGTAAAATCCATAAGCTATTCCAAGGGAATTGGCCTTATGTTTTCGGCTCCCGTGTACAGCGGGAAAAACATCAAGTATGTGCTGTTCCGCATGTACAAGGATGAGGCGATTGTAAAGACCTTCGGCGTGCAGAGCTATGGAGGCCGTGGCTATGCTACCCTTAGAGACTCGAGGGATTCTATTATCATCAAGTCTTCGAATGATTCGCTTGGAACAGATTTGCTGTGGGGAGAAGAAGGGTTCTTGGCGGTTCGCGATAAGCTGAGAGCTGGCTTGAATGTCTCCATTTCTGCAGCGACGCATTTGGATGTTCGTGGTGTGGAATACTATTACTTTATCGCTGAACTCAAGTTGCCGGGAGTTGCCTTGACGGGCGTAGTGCCCGAAAGAGAGGTGGCAGCTGAAAAAGATGATATTTCATTCTTGATTATCTGGGTCTTTGGCCTTTTGATATTCATGTTTACAATTGCCATGCTCTATGTGGTGCTTTCTGAAAAGAAAGCCCGCGAAAACAAGGAGCTGCTTCGCGAAAAAGAAAATGCCGAAAGCGCAAGCAAGGCGAAGAGTGTTTTTCTTGCCAACATGAGCCATGAAATCCGTACGCCGATTAATGGAATCTTGGGCATGGATTCGATGCTCTTGAAGGAATGCAAAGATGAAAGCTTGCGTGATTACGCCTTGAATATTCAAAGTGCAGGCCAAACGTTGCTTTCTCTCATTAACGATATTCTGGATATATCTAAAATCGAATCGGGCAAGATGGAAATTCTGCCTGTTACGTATAGCGTGTTTACGGTGCTGAACGACTGTTACAATATGGTGGCTTTCCGCGCTCACGACAAGAATCTGGAAATGAAGATGGATATCTCGCCGGATATTCCAAGAGCGCTGTTCGGTGACGAAGTCCGCATTAGGCAGGTGGTAAACAACTTGCTTTCGAATGCGGTCAAGTACACGAACGAAGGGACGGTCACGCTTTCCGTTTGGACAGAGAAAGTCGATGTTGACCCGATGCAAGGGGACAATACCAGTCGAGTGGACCTCTTTATTCAAGTGAAGGATACTGGCATCGGTATTCGCGAAAGGGACCGTGAAAAATTGTTCAGGGACTTTGTCCGCCTTGACGAGAAACGAAACCGCAATATCGAAGGGACGGGACTTGGCTTGAATTTGACCAAGCAGTTGGTTGATATGATGGGTGGCTTTATCAGCGTGGACAGCGTGTATGGCGAAGGCTCGACTTTTAAGGTTCACCTGAAACAACAGGTCAGCGACGAAACGCCCCTAGGTGATTTCGAAAAGCTTTATAAGCAACACGTGAACGTGGTGGATGCGGCGCACGAACGGTTCGAGGCGCCCAAGGCTAAAATCCTGGTGGTTGACGACGTGCAAATGAACCTGAAGGTGTTTGCGGGCCTCTTGAAGGATACCAAGATTCAAATCGACACGGCGATCAATGGCGCCGACGCTCTGGAACTCATTCAGAGCAAACGCTACGATGTCATTTTCTTGGATCACATGATGCCGGTCATGGACGGTATCGAAGCATTCCGCCGCATGAAGAAACTGGAAAAGAATCCGAACGTCATTACGCCGGTGGTGATGCTTACGGCAAATGCCGTTTCTGATGCCCGGAATGGTTATATGGATGAAGGCTTCTCGGATTACATGGCTAAGCCGATTCGCGAAGAGGCCTTGCTGGCAACACTCAAGAAGTTCTTGTCGAAGGACTTGGTCAAGGTTCTGCATGAAGAAAAGAGTGAAGAGAAAAATTGCGATTCTGCAGAAGTCGTTGATGCAATGCCTCAGGTCGATTTGTCCGAAATGCTGGATACGGCAACGGGTCTTGCTTATTGCATGAACGACAAGAAATTTTATAAAGAAATGCTTGACGAATATGTAAAGAGCGAAAAGACTTCGGAACTGAAAGAATACTTTGAAAAAGGGGACTTTGAATATTACCGCATTACGGTACACTCCATAAAAAGCACTTCTCTTACAATCGGTGCGGTTAAAGTTTATGAAGACGCCAAGGCTCTGGAAATGGCCTGTAAAGAAGGCAACTTGGATTTCGTGAAACAGAACCATGAATTGTTCATGGAAGAATACAGGTCGCTTATCCGGGGAATTCAGGTGGGTTGTTCCAATTTGGGATAG
- a CDS encoding T9SS type A sorting domain-containing protein, which produces MKKTGFKALSGALLLGGAVSAFAAPGLTVSGTDLMYNGKKIFFSGTNLAWSDYNSDVGDSPLNENAWRKAVEGTRAAGGNAIRWWLFNNMSQSPEIDQSTHLVSGLKANTIANMKKALDIAEEYGVMVSMCLFSHNLMEPNQWGLYDEKLDITANTQLFEDAGTKAFIDNALVPVVKAIGNHNALMTWEVFNEPEGMTSVGWTTKKLDKAVLQKFTNKIAAAIHTVSPELLVSTGSVNIQYQSWWNDSELIAAGGESNGTLDFFQTHYYPYYQNDAVSPFVNTAAQMATTYKYDNKPMIIGEFPASGWKGNTYTASMAAKTQISTEECYRKAFDGGYAGALAWQYIGDKTESNFGGYTYTIDPALDAMKSLAATEEASIKIKDVAISQESGDGKMSVTYGGDNAQIEYQKTWDLSKANTFTFEATNKGESDAQLHLIFKLTDAWTWTPVNDDDGACVVPAGESVTCSYDISSYADRNKTLSVVIANYAAGYTGTILYDNFKAGDQVLWDFNEDKYDAFSRGFENTEEMIPEIKIVFEDPSGICMRPHVAGAKALRVSGDMLTLSVNRTQGVTAELFDVTGHKVVTLHKGTLSAGTHQFKVNAAAGTYFVKVAGQGINLTQKVMLK; this is translated from the coding sequence CGAATCTCGCCTGGAGCGACTACAACTCCGACGTGGGCGATTCCCCCCTGAACGAAAACGCTTGGCGCAAGGCTGTCGAAGGCACGCGCGCTGCGGGTGGTAACGCCATTCGCTGGTGGCTCTTCAACAACATGAGCCAAAGTCCCGAAATCGATCAGAGCACACATCTGGTTTCGGGTCTCAAGGCAAATACCATCGCCAACATGAAAAAGGCCTTGGACATTGCCGAAGAATACGGCGTGATGGTTTCCATGTGCCTTTTCAGCCACAACCTGATGGAACCGAATCAGTGGGGCCTATACGACGAAAAGCTGGACATTACCGCAAACACGCAGCTTTTTGAAGACGCGGGCACCAAAGCCTTTATCGACAATGCGCTTGTTCCGGTAGTAAAAGCAATCGGTAACCATAATGCGCTCATGACCTGGGAAGTGTTCAACGAACCCGAAGGCATGACAAGCGTGGGCTGGACCACCAAGAAACTCGACAAGGCTGTGCTCCAGAAGTTCACGAACAAGATTGCGGCTGCCATCCACACGGTAAGTCCGGAATTGCTCGTGTCTACGGGTAGCGTGAATATCCAGTATCAGAGCTGGTGGAACGATTCCGAACTCATTGCTGCCGGTGGCGAATCGAACGGTACGCTCGACTTTTTCCAGACGCATTACTATCCGTACTACCAGAACGATGCCGTGTCTCCGTTCGTGAATACGGCTGCCCAGATGGCGACGACGTACAAGTACGACAACAAGCCCATGATTATCGGCGAATTCCCGGCAAGCGGCTGGAAGGGCAATACCTATACCGCAAGCATGGCTGCAAAGACTCAGATTTCTACCGAGGAATGCTACCGCAAGGCCTTTGACGGTGGTTACGCTGGCGCACTTGCCTGGCAGTACATTGGCGACAAGACCGAATCGAACTTTGGCGGTTACACTTACACCATTGATCCGGCTCTCGATGCCATGAAATCTCTCGCCGCCACTGAAGAAGCTTCTATCAAGATCAAGGATGTCGCCATCAGTCAAGAAAGTGGCGATGGCAAGATGTCGGTCACTTACGGTGGCGACAACGCCCAGATCGAATACCAGAAAACCTGGGATTTGAGCAAGGCCAATACGTTCACGTTCGAGGCCACCAACAAGGGCGAAAGCGATGCCCAGTTGCACTTGATTTTCAAGCTGACGGACGCTTGGACCTGGACCCCGGTGAATGATGACGACGGCGCATGCGTCGTGCCTGCGGGCGAATCCGTGACTTGCTCTTACGACATTTCCAGCTACGCCGACCGTAACAAGACCTTGAGCGTCGTTATCGCAAACTATGCCGCAGGCTACACCGGTACAATCCTTTACGACAACTTCAAAGCGGGCGACCAGGTTCTCTGGGACTTTAACGAAGACAAGTACGACGCCTTCAGCCGCGGTTTCGAGAACACCGAAGAGATGATTCCCGAAATCAAAATCGTGTTCGAGGATCCTTCGGGAATCTGTATGCGTCCGCACGTTGCAGGTGCCAAGGCTCTGCGTGTAAGTGGCGACATGCTCACTCTTTCGGTGAATCGTACACAAGGCGTGACGGCGGAACTCTTCGATGTCACGGGCCACAAGGTTGTAACGCTTCACAAGGGTACACTTTCTGCAGGCACGCACCAGTTCAAGGTGAATGCGGCTGCGGGTACATACTTTGTGAAGGTCGCAGGCCAGGGAATCAACCTGACTCAGAAAGTGATGCTGAAATAA
- a CDS encoding ATP-binding protein, with the protein MRTIVPNDIFDENDRRVLQTLTRVMRWLWAMFPLIYFGNIIHLFKIDYCELTILTAIAFVILWLPTFIERMGAPLVVRRYFCVLGMGCIIATLATNENIGVYMTYSLAMVTSLLFFNAAFTLKISIFSYILIVVSLYFRAPGANHGEFSSDTFWWISRSAGFLIEAITMTLLCITIAKLTHRLLENLDNARKEAQHSDELRKAWAEAEEARKNAESANMAKSFFLANMSHEIRTPINGILGMNAMLLKECKDNSLLEYAQNIQNAGHTLLSLVNDVLDITKIESGKMELFVEEYDLFAVLNDCYCVANPRAQSKGLEFNINVNPKTPALLEGDDVRLRQIVNNLLSNAIKYTPKGTVDLLVDFKALPEENSTKRIELVIIVADTGIGIRSDDREKLFQSFERIDLERNRNIEGTGLGLNLTKKLVEMMKGRVLVKSVYGSGSVFEVHIPQPVKSDEVIGNFIERHKEFISFDSADKKFKAKKARLLVVDDVVMNLKVVCGLLKETEVKIDTATNGEDALSLVEENHYDLILLDHMMPVMDGIETLQCMKDIKGFDIRKTPVVMLTANAVVGAKDAYMQAGFTDYITKPIREKVLLSVVKKLLSPELIEDVHAVEKNLAKQASSSMGALSEFLNTETGLGYCMNDESFYREMLAEYVKNDRRDELEKSLASNDLECYRITIHSLKSTSLTIGAVALSESAKALETACKEGNVDYVRAQHEKCMADYKTILEKLSVYLAAGES; encoded by the coding sequence ATGCGGACTATTGTGCCTAACGACATCTTTGATGAAAACGATCGTCGCGTTTTGCAAACCCTGACACGCGTCATGCGCTGGCTATGGGCGATGTTTCCGTTAATCTATTTCGGAAACATTATTCATTTGTTTAAAATCGACTATTGCGAACTGACGATTTTGACAGCAATCGCTTTCGTGATTCTGTGGCTCCCGACATTTATTGAGCGCATGGGAGCTCCGCTCGTAGTGCGTCGGTATTTTTGCGTGCTCGGTATGGGGTGCATTATTGCAACGCTTGCGACGAACGAAAACATTGGCGTTTACATGACCTATTCTCTTGCCATGGTCACGAGTCTGTTGTTTTTCAACGCTGCCTTTACCCTTAAAATTTCGATATTCAGTTACATCTTGATTGTGGTATCCCTTTACTTTAGGGCTCCCGGTGCCAACCATGGAGAATTTTCTTCGGATACGTTCTGGTGGATTTCTCGTTCGGCGGGCTTTTTGATTGAAGCGATTACCATGACCCTTTTGTGCATTACCATTGCAAAACTCACGCACCGCTTGCTTGAAAATTTGGATAATGCCCGCAAAGAAGCCCAACATTCCGACGAACTCCGTAAGGCTTGGGCCGAAGCCGAAGAAGCCCGTAAGAATGCGGAATCGGCGAACATGGCCAAGAGCTTTTTCCTTGCCAACATGAGCCACGAAATCCGCACGCCGATCAACGGCATTTTAGGGATGAATGCCATGCTCCTGAAGGAATGCAAGGACAACTCGCTGCTGGAATATGCCCAAAATATCCAGAATGCAGGCCACACGCTTTTGTCGTTAGTGAACGATGTCTTGGACATAACCAAGATTGAATCGGGCAAGATGGAACTTTTTGTCGAAGAGTACGACTTGTTCGCGGTGCTGAATGATTGCTACTGCGTCGCTAATCCGCGTGCACAAAGCAAGGGGCTGGAATTCAATATCAACGTGAATCCGAAGACGCCCGCGCTCTTGGAAGGCGACGATGTGCGACTCCGCCAGATTGTGAACAACCTGCTTTCGAACGCTATCAAGTATACGCCGAAGGGAACGGTAGACTTGCTGGTCGATTTCAAGGCCCTGCCTGAGGAAAATTCGACTAAGCGTATTGAACTCGTGATAATTGTGGCTGACACCGGTATCGGGATTCGCTCTGATGACCGTGAAAAATTGTTCCAGAGTTTTGAACGAATCGATTTGGAACGCAACCGGAATATCGAAGGCACGGGACTTGGGCTGAACCTGACGAAAAAATTGGTCGAGATGATGAAGGGCCGCGTGCTGGTGAAAAGCGTCTACGGTTCCGGCTCGGTATTCGAAGTCCATATTCCGCAACCCGTCAAGAGTGATGAAGTTATTGGCAACTTTATTGAACGTCATAAGGAATTTATTTCGTTTGATTCCGCAGATAAAAAGTTCAAGGCGAAAAAAGCCCGGTTGCTCGTGGTCGACGATGTCGTCATGAACCTGAAGGTGGTTTGCGGACTCCTCAAGGAAACGGAGGTAAAAATCGATACGGCGACCAATGGTGAAGATGCCCTTTCGCTTGTTGAAGAAAATCATTATGACTTGATTCTTTTGGACCACATGATGCCCGTGATGGATGGCATTGAAACCTTGCAATGCATGAAGGACATAAAGGGCTTTGATATTCGGAAGACACCCGTGGTCATGCTTACGGCCAATGCCGTGGTGGGCGCCAAAGATGCCTACATGCAGGCGGGATTTACCGACTACATTACCAAGCCGATTCGCGAAAAGGTTTTGCTTTCGGTGGTGAAAAAACTTTTGTCGCCTGAGCTTATCGAAGATGTTCACGCTGTCGAAAAGAACCTGGCGAAACAGGCCTCGTCTTCGATGGGTGCGCTATCGGAATTCCTGAATACGGAAACGGGGCTTGGCTACTGCATGAACGACGAATCCTTTTATCGTGAAATGCTTGCCGAATACGTGAAGAACGATCGTCGCGATGAATTGGAAAAATCCTTGGCAAGTAATGACCTTGAATGTTACCGGATTACAATCCATTCCCTGAAAAGTACATCGTTGACAATCGGGGCGGTCGCCTTGTCGGAATCGGCCAAGGCGCTAGAAACGGCTTGTAAAGAAGGCAACGTGGATTATGTCCGTGCGCAACATGAAAAGTGCATGGCTGACTATAAAACGATTCTAGAAAAATTGTCCGTTTATCTTGCAGCAGGGGAGTCGTAA
- a CDS encoding HD domain-containing phosphohydrolase — protein sequence MLVSQNKTVLIVDDDRMNLKFAEHMLSSTYDVVMANSYEDALDYLSKELPALALLDVHMPGKNGFELLAEIRKIKHCNELPVVFLTADSDRETEVRVFQEGGLDYIQKPLVPEVVLERIKRILSLRELQVNLESEVERRTEELEESRRKLQVLSLQVVKTLASAIDAKDRYTNGHSSRVAKYSKEIARRAGKPVEFQDEIYFIALLHDIGKIGIPDYILNKNSKLTDEEYETIKQHPSIGVEILKNITEMPKIEIGAHYHHERFDGKGYPEGLAGYGIPEIGRIIAVADAYDAMTSRRSYRSALPQETVRSEIVRGRGLQFDPDFADIMLQMIDEDVNYTMRDDRLV from the coding sequence ATGTTGGTTTCGCAAAACAAAACGGTCTTGATCGTAGACGATGACCGAATGAATTTAAAGTTCGCCGAGCACATGCTCAGTTCGACGTATGACGTCGTGATGGCGAACTCTTACGAGGATGCGTTGGACTACCTGTCAAAGGAGTTGCCTGCGCTTGCCCTTTTGGATGTTCACATGCCGGGCAAGAACGGCTTCGAATTGCTGGCCGAGATTCGTAAGATCAAGCATTGCAACGAGTTACCGGTGGTGTTCTTGACCGCGGACAGCGACCGGGAGACCGAGGTCCGGGTGTTTCAGGAAGGTGGCCTCGACTATATCCAAAAGCCCCTGGTGCCCGAAGTGGTGCTTGAGCGAATCAAGCGAATTCTCTCGCTTCGCGAATTGCAGGTCAACCTTGAAAGCGAAGTGGAACGCCGTACTGAAGAACTCGAAGAAAGCCGTCGCAAACTTCAAGTTCTTTCTTTGCAGGTGGTCAAGACGCTTGCTTCGGCGATTGATGCCAAGGACCGCTACACGAACGGTCATTCGAGCCGCGTGGCTAAGTACAGCAAGGAAATTGCTCGTCGCGCAGGCAAGCCCGTGGAATTCCAGGACGAAATCTATTTCATTGCCCTGTTGCACGATATCGGAAAAATCGGTATTCCGGACTATATCTTGAACAAGAATTCCAAGCTCACGGACGAAGAATACGAAACGATTAAACAGCACCCGAGTATCGGTGTGGAAATTCTGAAGAACATCACCGAGATGCCCAAAATCGAAATCGGTGCGCATTACCACCATGAACGTTTTGACGGCAAGGGTTACCCGGAAGGGCTTGCCGGTTATGGCATTCCTGAAATTGGCCGCATTATCGCCGTGGCCGACGCCTACGATGCCATGACGAGTCGCCGTAGTTACCGTTCGGCCTTGCCGCAAGAAACGGTTCGCAGTGAAATTGTTCGCGGTCGCGGTCTGCAGTTCGATCCGGACTTCGCCGATATCATGCTTCAGATGATTGACGAAGACGTGAATTATACCATGCGCGACGATAGACTTGTCTGA
- a CDS encoding BMP family ABC transporter substrate-binding protein has product MKSKVTMGALTAVVIFFALLYVVFAKVDNVESVKKTESQKLRVGFVLLSDTADNGWNETHYKGIRAACDSLGVQRNLVIDIPEERIPLANAVTGMIADSLKVIVLTSYNYPILIKDIIESHPEVTFYGINWEYDAPNYKAYFARIYQARYLAGIVAGAMTKTNHVGFVAAMKNIQVYRGLNAFILGVQSVNPKAKVYVRWTNSWNEGGMETENANKLIDSSGIDVIAFHQDRAFIIEVAEKRGLYCIGNHVENNRFSPRMLTSIAINWGIIYKDFIQDYIQKKDNENMDYWVGLEKDAVGLAFYSSEVPDSVKILVNAAAEKIKAGYNVFSGRIEDVEGKIRSEEGETISDEVLHNEMNWLIKGAIEP; this is encoded by the coding sequence ATGAAGAGTAAAGTGACTATGGGGGCGTTAACGGCAGTCGTCATCTTTTTTGCGCTGTTGTACGTGGTGTTTGCAAAAGTCGACAACGTGGAATCGGTCAAGAAGACCGAATCGCAAAAGCTCCGTGTCGGGTTTGTCCTTTTAAGCGATACGGCCGATAATGGCTGGAATGAAACTCATTACAAAGGGATTAGGGCTGCTTGCGATTCCCTTGGCGTGCAAAGGAACTTGGTGATTGATATTCCCGAGGAACGTATTCCCCTTGCGAATGCGGTGACCGGAATGATTGCCGATAGCTTGAAAGTCATTGTGCTTACGAGCTACAATTATCCGATTTTAATCAAGGATATTATTGAATCGCATCCGGAAGTGACATTCTATGGAATCAACTGGGAATACGATGCTCCCAACTATAAAGCCTATTTTGCCCGTATTTACCAGGCTCGATATCTTGCAGGAATTGTTGCGGGGGCCATGACCAAGACGAACCACGTGGGCTTTGTCGCTGCGATGAAGAATATCCAGGTTTATAGGGGCTTGAATGCGTTCATCTTGGGCGTGCAAAGCGTTAACCCGAAAGCGAAGGTGTATGTGCGCTGGACGAATTCCTGGAACGAAGGCGGAATGGAAACTGAAAACGCAAACAAGTTGATTGATAGTTCGGGTATCGATGTTATCGCGTTCCATCAAGACAGGGCCTTTATTATTGAAGTGGCCGAAAAGCGTGGGCTATATTGCATTGGAAACCATGTGGAAAATAACCGGTTCTCGCCTAGAATGCTTACCTCCATCGCTATCAACTGGGGCATTATTTACAAGGACTTTATTCAGGACTATATCCAGAAAAAGGATAACGAAAATATGGATTACTGGGTCGGACTAGAAAAAGATGCCGTAGGGCTTGCATTCTATTCTAGCGAAGTTCCTGATAGCGTGAAGATTCTGGTAAATGCGGCTGCCGAAAAAATCAAGGCAGGCTACAATGTTTTCTCGGGAAGGATTGAGGATGTCGAAGGAAAGATCCGTTCCGAAGAGGGCGAAACGATTAGTGACGAAGTTCTGCACAATGAAATGAATTGGCTTATAAAGGGTGCGATAGAACCATGA
- a CDS encoding glycoside hydrolase family 16 protein has protein sequence MKSPLFSLFSLCAGVAIFAAACSSDSSSNAENTEISEQTTPSSETNLSSATESPIDEPTSSSADVPAISSEAENPSTANSSATDMSGSRDAESSANDIASSSSDTANSSSVATSSANDIASSSSGITSSGNISSESNPGESPYLWHDEFDGDNIDSEKWTFEIGTGASGWGNNEWEYYTDRKENAYVQDGILHIRATKEDYEGSKYTSARMITKGKFSFTYGTVEARIALPVGKGIWPAFWMLGENIDAVSWPACGEIDIIETVNSENIVYGTNHWANGSEYATYGNNTGNYRDQKFDLDVTQFHNYKFTWDEKYIRMFVDDFMYHEILIENNTGDTEEFHKPFFFILNVAVAGNWPGFEVDDSQFPNEMLVDYIRVTQ, from the coding sequence ATGAAATCCCCCCTTTTTAGCCTTTTTTCCCTCTGTGCAGGGGTTGCCATTTTCGCGGCAGCCTGCTCCTCGGATTCCTCATCCAATGCCGAAAATACCGAAATAAGCGAGCAGACCACCCCTTCCAGTGAGACGAACCTATCTTCCGCAACGGAATCCCCGATTGACGAACCGACCTCGTCTTCCGCAGATGTCCCGGCAATCTCCAGCGAGGCTGAAAATCCATCCACAGCAAATTCTTCCGCTACCGACATGAGCGGTTCTCGCGATGCCGAGAGCAGCGCAAATGACATCGCAAGCAGTTCGAGCGACACTGCAAACAGTTCAAGCGTTGCCACGAGCAGCGCAAATGACATTGCCAGCAGCTCGAGCGGAATCACTTCCAGCGGAAACATTTCGAGTGAAAGCAACCCCGGCGAATCCCCGTATCTCTGGCACGACGAATTTGACGGCGACAACATAGACTCCGAAAAATGGACTTTTGAAATCGGCACCGGTGCCAGCGGCTGGGGCAACAACGAATGGGAATACTACACCGACCGCAAAGAAAACGCCTACGTACAAGACGGCATTCTGCACATTCGCGCAACCAAGGAAGACTACGAAGGTTCCAAGTACACCTCGGCCCGCATGATTACCAAGGGTAAGTTCAGCTTTACCTACGGCACCGTTGAAGCGAGAATCGCGCTCCCCGTAGGCAAGGGAATCTGGCCGGCATTCTGGATGCTCGGAGAAAACATCGATGCCGTAAGCTGGCCCGCCTGCGGCGAAATTGACATCATCGAAACGGTGAACAGCGAAAACATCGTCTACGGCACCAACCATTGGGCTAACGGCAGCGAGTATGCCACCTACGGCAACAACACCGGCAATTACCGCGACCAAAAATTCGATCTCGATGTCACGCAATTCCACAATTACAAATTCACATGGGACGAAAAGTACATCCGCATGTTTGTGGATGACTTCATGTATCACGAGATTTTAATCGAAAATAACACCGGCGACACCGAAGAATTCCACAAGCCGTTCTTCTTTATCTTGAATGTCGCCGTTGCAGGCAACTGGCCCGGATTCGAAGTAGACGACTCGCAATTCCCGAACGAAATGCTCGTCGACTACATTCGAGTGACGCAATAG
- a CDS encoding BMP family ABC transporter substrate-binding protein, with translation MKLVYVVPSLILAVIIAGLLTFNVKKKNTDITREKTRVAMIMNGSIEDHSWGQSHYEGMRKTAKELNLDVMFRERIPADRTSEEVMEGLIAAGAKIVVANSFQLGPYVQNVAVKHPDVKFFHASGLSYSRNMATYFGRIYQMRYLSGIVAGMQTKTGNIGYVAAFDIPEVIRGINAFTLGVKKANPDANVIVRWTKSWNEDKACARATRTLLAHHDSIDVLTLHTDSQEPLRIADSLGIWLVGYNLDNAEMYPEHFLTAPVWRWENFYTPHILEVLKRKFVGRNYWSGANSGVVDLAPLTSHVAPEAVELVESEREKIQNGSFDVFYGPIEDDAGTIRINEGESMSDSDMLNNFNWFVKGVTVDEE, from the coding sequence ATGAAGCTAGTTTATGTTGTTCCGTCGCTAATCCTTGCTGTCATTATAGCGGGATTGCTCACATTCAATGTGAAAAAGAAAAATACGGACATTACCCGCGAAAAGACAAGAGTCGCCATGATTATGAACGGCTCTATCGAAGACCATAGCTGGGGACAGTCCCATTATGAGGGAATGCGAAAGACCGCTAAGGAGTTGAATCTGGACGTTATGTTCCGCGAAAGGATTCCGGCAGATAGAACTTCTGAAGAAGTGATGGAAGGCCTCATTGCCGCAGGCGCAAAGATTGTCGTGGCGAATTCTTTCCAGTTGGGGCCTTACGTTCAAAATGTGGCTGTCAAGCACCCGGATGTAAAGTTTTTCCATGCGTCCGGCTTGTCGTATTCCAGGAATATGGCGACGTATTTTGGCCGAATTTACCAGATGCGTTACCTTTCGGGCATTGTTGCCGGTATGCAGACAAAAACGGGTAACATTGGTTATGTGGCGGCGTTCGATATTCCCGAGGTGATTCGTGGAATAAACGCTTTTACCTTGGGCGTGAAAAAGGCGAACCCGGATGCGAACGTGATTGTTCGCTGGACAAAATCCTGGAACGAGGACAAGGCCTGTGCTAGGGCGACCCGTACCCTTTTGGCTCATCACGATTCCATTGATGTGCTTACCTTGCATACAGACAGCCAGGAACCCTTACGCATTGCAGATTCTCTTGGAATCTGGCTGGTGGGTTATAACTTGGACAATGCAGAAATGTATCCGGAACATTTCTTGACGGCTCCCGTGTGGCGCTGGGAAAATTTCTATACGCCGCACATTCTCGAGGTTCTTAAACGAAAATTTGTAGGCCGAAATTATTGGAGCGGAGCCAATTCGGGCGTGGTTGACTTGGCACCACTTACAAGTCATGTGGCGCCGGAGGCTGTTGAACTTGTGGAGAGTGAACGCGAAAAAATTCAGAACGGTTCTTTTGATGTTTTTTACGGACCCATCGAAGATGATGCCGGAACAATTCGCATTAATGAAGGCGAAAGTATGTCTGACAGCGACATGCTGAATAATTTCAACTGGTTCGTAAAGGGGGTAACGGTCGATGAAGAGTAA